From Podospora bellae-mahoneyi strain CBS 112042 chromosome 3, whole genome shotgun sequence, the proteins below share one genomic window:
- the RGP1 gene encoding Golgi membrane exchange factor (Ric1p-Rgp1p) subunit (EggNog:ENOG503NWFK; COG:S), with protein sequence MSPDGPNSSSNNNSSSSNIRVFVRWHEQVVFAGEEVKCTITFKNVARPPGSNNCNGSSNNHVSTPPSSLKPFSQRERLRQPSPLHPGASSSSGGRSKHSSSSSLAPPSAAAAGGRGHHRSSLSLSVPSAASRARAGSIQSPTPWTPATPNSPALSARGGVGGGNGGGVSSPSGSGTQRNGHGHKRSVSIVSIGSSVSTIGGGGDDGQSVAGSASSKRSGRGHTRASSLQILPRGGLFNGPRSATTPRLTASQSSPLFHASYPPERSMNGRRSGGSTAPGTPSVGGSKISPTSEPPNPLAEFRFPAAASSAAPITPGMPPTPGPGRSEDDLLSPSGATAGFLNNLPIRQRDQVPTINEHGATLPARVLSTTSIAGTPRSSGEFYSMSNNSSETLASEYVLHQPLRTQPRPLHSRRTSNLVPTAVRPPESLMMGYAQVQGSFTLDGSLVNLTPFEAVKRKAVVGGHGGGVIGLETNTKRDSGLLRSFGWGSITSSIGELLGGGELSTIKEMRGLAGSKAVPLLSTPQSILFVDLQLGPGESMAYEYTFKLPKGLPPTHRGKAMKISYSVVIGTQRPGGAKEQQVKSVDIPFRVLGSVNSHGEILGHDLMSPYIILRDQAVVKPASKESSSSSQLMVSKPKPSPPTTGPASTMASFLSYVDELLTKSHDNPTAGLLSPTAMPTSRRPSTYSMSDAGFGGLPPPTAKEAIDLAILRSNLTTSPGQQSTNRFEIARNGRRVGVVMLARPAYRLGEIVTLVIDFSNAEIPCYAVHAALETSEKILDPGLALRSEASVYRVTRKVWVSQSEAAMYGRRVVFQPTIPVSATPEFETTGIGLGWRVRLEFVVPVDLEPQLGSNNNNRQQEQQKGGLGDVEEEEEEEEEGEGDRLRGRGEEGVGLGLSGVNTGGNGGQVVKSKGHPLLEEISRDDRGGLVMVAVENLTCESFEVAVPLRVYGAVCNGLERLERDEALEEGLVV encoded by the exons ATGTCGCCCGACGGCCCCAACAGCAgtagcaacaacaacagcagcagcagtaatATCCGAGTCTTTGTGCGCTGGCACGAGCAGGTCGTCTTcgctggcgaggaggtgaAGTGCACCATCACGTTCAAAAACGTCGCCCGTCCACCAGGCAGCAACAACtgcaacggcagcagcaacaaccatGTCTCAACACCGCCGAGTAGTCTGAAGCCCTTTTCGCAGCGGGAGCGGCTGCGCCAACCTTCCCCTTTACACCCCggcgcatcatcatcatcgggtGGGAGGTCGAAGCACAGTTCTAGCAGCAGTCTCGCGCCGCcgtcggctgctgctgccgggggCAGGGGCCATCACAGGTCGAGTCTCTCGCTTTCCGTCCCGTCTGCGGCTTCCCGAGCGAGGGCGGGTTCGATTCAGAGTCCGACTCCGTGGACGCCCGCGACGCCGAACTCACCTGCGCTTTCGGcgaggggtggtgttggtggtggtaatggtgGAGGCGTGTCATCGCCGTCTGGATCGGGGACGCAGAGGAATGGGCATGGGCATAAGCGGTCTGTGTCGATTGTTTCGATTGGGTCGTCGGTGAGCACgattgggggtggtggggatgatgggcagAGTGTTGCTGGCTCTGCGAGCTCTAAGCGGTCGGGGAGAGGTCATACTAGAGCTTCGAGTCTCCAGATTCTGCCgaggggtgggttgtttAATGGGCCGCGGTCTG CAACTACGCCGAGACTTACAGCTTCGCAATCTTCGCCTTTATTTCACGCGTCATACCCACCCGAACGAAGCATGAATGGGCGGCGCTCGGGTGGCTCAACTGCACCTGGGACACCGAGTGTCGGAGGTTCGAAGATTTCGCCCACGTCCGAGCCGCCGAATCCGCTGGCAGAGTTTAGGTTCCCTGCGGCAGCTTCATCGGCTGCGCCGATAACACCTGGGATGCCGCCAACGCCGGGCCCGGGACGCTCAGAGGATGACTTGCTTAGCCCGAGTGGAGCGACGGCTGGGTTCCTGAACAATCTGCCTATACGTCAGCGAGACCAGGTTCCGACGATTAACGAACACGGCGCCACGCTGCCGGCAAGGGTTTTGTCGACTACGAGTATAGCGGGAACACCCAGAAGCAGTGGCGAGTTTTATTCGATGAGTAACAACTCATCCGAGACGTTGGCCTCCGAGTATGTGCTACATCAGCCGCTTAGGACGCAGCCGCGCCCGCTCCATAGCAGGAGGACGTCAAATCTGGTGCCTACTGCGGTGAGGCCGCCGGAAtctctgatgatggggtaTGCGCAGGTGCAAGGGTCATTTACGCTAGATGGATCGCTCGTGAATCTCACGCCGTTTGAAGCGGTGAAGCGAAAGGCGGTAGTTGGTGGGCACGGGGGTGGTGTTATTGGGTTGGAAACAAACACCAAGCGGGACAGCGGTCTGCTGAGGAGCTTTGGATGGGGGAGTATCACCAGCTCGATTGGAGAACTGCtaggcggcggcgagctcAGCACGATTAAGGAAATGCGAGGGCTCGCGGGCTCCAAGGCGGTGCCCCTTTTGTCAACACCACAGTCAATCCTGTTTGTTGATTTACAGCTGGGACCCGGGGAGAGCATGGCTTATGAGTACACGTTCAAGCTCCCCAAGGGATTGCCACCAACTCACCGAGGGAAAGCCATGAAAATCTCCTACAGCGTGGTGATTGGAACCCAACGGCCTGGAGGTGCGAAAGAGCAACAAGTCAAATCAGTCGACATCCCATTCCGCGTCCTAGGGAGTGTGAACAGCCACGGCGAGATTCTGGGGCACGACCTCATGTCTCCGTATATCATCCTGCGAGACCAGGCGGTCGTAAAACCGGCCAGCAAGGagtcgtcatcctcttctcaGCTGATGGTctccaaaccaaaaccctcaccccccacaACAGGTCCAGCATCAACCATGGCCTCGTTTTTGTCCTACGTGGACGAGCTGCTCACCAAATCCCACGATAACCCCACTGCCGGGCTGTTATCCCCAACAGCGATGCCCACCTCGCGGCGTCCATCGACGTACTCGATGTCGGACGCCGGTTTCGGCGGGCTTCCACCCCCGACAGCGAAAGAAGCCATCGACCTTGCCATCCTCCGCTCCAACCTGACCACCTCCCCGGGCCAACAGTCGACCAACCGGTTCGAGATTGCGCGCAACGGCCGCCGCGTGGGGGTGGTCATGCTTGCCCGACCGGCCTACCGGTTGGGAGAGATTGTGACGCTGGTGATTGATTTTAGTAATGCAGAGATACCCTGCTACGCGGTCCACGCGGCGCTGGAGACGTCGGAGAAGATTCTCGATCCGGGGCTCGCGCTGAGGAGCGAGGCGAGTGTTTATAGAGTGACAAGAAAGGTGTGGGTGAGCCAGAGCGAGGCAGCCATGTACGGacggagggtggtgtttcaGCCGACGATACCGGTGAGTGCGACGCCGGAGTTTGAGACGACGGGGATTgggctggggtggagggttaGGTTGGAGTTTGTGGTGCCTGTTGATTTGGAGCCGCAGcttggcagcaacaacaacaaccggcAGCAGGAACAGcagaagggggggttgggggatgtggaagaggaggaggaggaggaggaggaaggggaaggggataggttgagagggagaggagaggaaggggtgggattggggtTGAGCGGGGTGAATACTGGTGGGAATGGAGGGCAGGTGGTGAAGAGTAAGGGGCATCCGTTGCTCGAGGAGATTAGCAGGGACGATagagggggtttggtgatggtggcggtggagaaTTTGACGTGTGAGAGCTTTGAGGTGGCGGTGCCGTTGAGGGTATATGGGGCTGTTTGTaatgggttggagaggttggagagggatgaggcgttggaggaggggttggttgtttag
- a CDS encoding hypothetical protein (COG:O; EggNog:ENOG503NTZ6; MEROPS:MER0182135) produces MLLTKAFAAALTAAGLLFQNAIAHSVQRRSLSYVTRIEDINIQTPSHRVHAHTSFDVTFHLHSKHQIVRLSLDPNTDLFSDDAAIQHVGVDGTITKVEPLDRRAIRVFKGESWVKEDGSTEWKHVGWARISLIRDGKNPIFTGVFTILGNHHHVKTASSYRALAIEGDPEVDEEDDDYMVVWRDTDLSPEPGHVDLKRDLGSMETCASDDLLSNQGSNSLVYRAFNQPLTEGASINPRALFGRQDQIGGNGAGVNLAGSIGSTQGCPTTKRVALIGIATDCGYTSKFRNKEEVRANIIDIVNSASELYERTFNISLGIQNLTISDAQCPGTPPPTAPWNTPCSDSITITQRLSQFSEWRGRWEGDGNAYWTLLTSCGTDNAVGLAWLGAVCQRGATQQGNETTAAANVVVRTSTEWLVFAHETGHTFGAVHDCGQGSCSRGEDKQSQCCPLSSQSCDAQANFIMNPSTGSGITQFSPCSVGNICSFLGRSSQRASCLVSNRNLITITGQQCGNGIVEAGEDCDCGGEQSCAGNPCCDPKTCKFTTGSQCDFSNDECCTGQCRFAAQGSVCRASTGPCDPEERCSGTAAACPADESRPDGDSCGEPGAGLQCASGRCTSRDLQCKTMMGRLTTNNDTYSCSSSGCTLSCQSPEFGPNTCFSMRQYFLDGTPCEGGGKCFNGNCQGTQLGKQVLDWINDNKPIFIPVVIVVGLLFLMAVCSCLFSCCRKSSRSQRKIPKPVPPPYPYGNGMPAMRGPAPGQQGYHQPQQQGWEPMRSTPYRYA; encoded by the exons ATGCTTCTTACCAAGGCCTTCGCGGCCGCCCTCACAGCTGCAGGTCTACTGTTCCAAAATGCGATAG CGCACTCTGTACAACGAAGATCGCTGTCCTATGTAACGCGCATTGAGGACATCAACATCCAAACACCATCTCATCGGGTGCACGCCCATACCTCATTCGACGTCACATTCCACCTTCACAGCAAGCATCAAATTGTCCGTCTCTCATTGGACCCAAACACAGATCTCTTCAGTGATGACGCAGCGATCCAACATGTCGGTGTCGATGGTACAATCACCAAGGTCGAACCGCTCGACAGGCGAGCGATCCGTGTGTTCAAGGGAGAGAGTTGGGTCAAGGAGGACGGCTCGACCGAATGGAAGCATGTGGGCTGGGCTCGAATCAGCTTGATCCGCGATGGGAAAAATCCCATCTTCACGGGCGTATTCACCATTTTAGGaaaccaccatcatgtcAAGACTGCCAGTTCGTATCGAGCGCTCGCGATCGAGGGCGACCCCGAagtcgacgaggaggatgacgactACATGGTTGTTTGGCGTGACACTGATCTCAGCCCCGAGCCTGGCCATGTCGATCTCAAGCGTGATCTGGGCAGCATGGAAACCTGCGCCTCTGATGACCTTCTTTCCAACCAGGGTTCCAACAGCCTTGTGTATCGGGCCTTTAACCAGCCTCTGACGGAAGGCGCATCTATCAACCCTCGGGCTCTGTTTGGGCGGCAGGATCAGATCGGTGGAAACGGTGCTGGTGTCAACTTGGCTGGGTCGATTGGTTCGACGCAGGGATGTCCGACTACAAAAAGGGTTGCCTTGATCGGTATCGCCACCGACTGCGGTTACACTTCCAAGTTTAGGAACAAGGAGGAAGTGCGAGCCAACATCATCGATATCGTGAACTCGGCCTCGGAGTTGTATGAGAGAACATTCAACATCTCGTTGGGTATTCAGAACTTGACCATCAGCGATGCTCAGTGCCCAGGcacaccccccccaaccgcGCCCTGGAACACGCCCTGCAGCGACAGCATTACTATTACTCAGCGTCTGAGCCAGTTCTCAGAGTGGCGCGGCcgatgggaaggggatggcAATGCTTACTGGACGCTGTTGACGAGCTGCGGGACTGATAATGCCGTTGGCCTGGCTTGGTTGGGTGCTGTCTGCCAGCGTGGAGCCACGCAACAGGGGAACGAGACCACGGCTGCTGCCAATGTCGTTGTACGGACATCCACCGAATGGCTTGTCTTTGCCCACGAGACTGGACACACCTTTGGAGCTGTTCATGACTGCGGACAGGGTTCATGTTCCCGCGGCGAAGACAAGCAGTCACAGTGCTGCCCACTGTCGAGCCAGTCTTGCGATGCACAGGCCAACTTTATCATGAACCCTTCGACAGGCAGCGGCATCACGCAGTTTTCACCCTGCAGTGTAGGCAACATCTGCAGCTTCCTCGGGCGTAGCTCCCAGCGAGCCAGCTGTCTCGTCAGCAACAGGaatctcatcaccatcactggCCAGCAGTGTGGAAACGGCATTGTTGAAGCTGGCGAGGACTGCGACTGCGGCGGGGAGCAGTCCTGCGCGGGCAACCCATGCTGCGACCCCAAGACTTGCAAGTTCACCACGGGCAGCCAGTGTGATTTCTCCAACGATGAATGCTGTACTGGCCAATGTCGTTTCGCGGCCCAAGGGAGCGTCTGCCGTGCCAGCACCGGTCCTTGCGATCCTGAGGAGAGGTGTTCAGGGACAGCAGCTGCTTGCCCAGCTGATGAGAGCCGTCCAGACGGAGATAGCTGCGGTGAACCTGGCGCTGGCCTGCAGTGTGCTTCTGGCCGCTGCACATCCCGCGACCTTCAGTGCAAGACGATGATGGGCCGTTTGACCACAAACAACGATACCTACTCATGCTCGAGCAGCGGCTGCACCTTGTCTTGCCAGTCCCCCGAGTTTGGGCCCAACACTTGCTTTTCCATGCGACAGTACTTCCTCGACGGGACCCCCTGCGAAGGTGGTGGCAAGTGCTTCAACGGTAACTGCCAGGGTACACAGCTCGGCAAGCAGGTTCTCGACTGGatcaacgacaacaagcCAATCTTCATCCCGGTGGTTATCGTTGTCggtcttctcttcctcatgGCCGTCTGCAGCTGCCTGTTCAGCTGCTGCCGGAAGTCGAGCAGAAGCCAGCGCAAGATTCCCAAGCCGGTACCGCCACCATACCCCTACGGCAACGGAATGCCCGCCATGCGTGGACCAGCACCGGGGCAGCAAGGGTatcaccaaccacagcagcaaggaTGGGAGCCAATGCGCTCGACGCCGTATCGTTATGCCTAA
- the ACS2 gene encoding acetyl-coenzyme A synthetase 2 (EggNog:ENOG503NUTI; COG:I) codes for MSGVQRIVSGRSEGNPQRWSWGLVSGDGLVAVSLRPCIGTSSGPAESWEVRKKKMPTPTPLPLNASPRAPPSQLPSFTHAPGPSRRVSFVSSSAIIQKRPLLPNIVRQSSSFNLPLICPTSFPPSTTTTCSYRLLLSGLAGSLLLLLRRTFSRFAKAPKSSSPAITNTNTTIMGEQSPKAPVVAEAHAVDTFHPPQKMLDKHPSKPHLSSLEEYQKLYKESITEPKKFWGRLARELLTWSKDFQTVHSGSLAGGDNAWFLEGELNASYNCVDRHAFKDPNKVAIIYEADEPSDGRNVTYGELLRDVSKLAHVLTQMGVRKGDTVAIYLPMIPEAIVALLACSRIGAVHSVVFAGFSADSLRDRVIDGGSKVVITTDEGKRGGKLIGTKKIVDEALKQCPDVGHVLVYKRTGADIPMTEGRDFWWHEEVEKWPSYYPPVAVNSEDPLFLLYTSGSTGKPKGVMHTTGGYLLGAATTGKYVFDIHDGDRYFCGGDVGWITGHTYVVYAPLLLGVSTVVFEGTPAYPNFSRYWDIIEQHKVTQFYVAPTALRLLKRAGNQHVRNEMKHLRVLGSVGEPIAAEIWKWYFEVVGKEEAHIVDTYWQTETGSNVITPLAGVTPTKPGSASLPFFGIEPAIVDPVSGEEIHGNDVEGVLAFKQPWPSMARTVWGAHKRYMDTYLNVYKGYYFTGDGAGRDHEGFYWIRGRVDDVVNVSGHRLSTAEIEAALIEHASIAEAAVVGVADELTGQAVNAFVSIKNGAEVDDALRKDFILQVRRSIGPFAAPKAVFVVPDLPKTRSGKIMRRILRKILAGEEDQLGDISTLSDPSVVEKIINIVHEGKKK; via the exons ATGTCTGGTGTGCAGCGAATAGTCAGTGGTCGGTCGGAAGGAAATCCACAACGGTGGTCTTGGGGCTTGGTGTCTGGGGATGGGCTCGTGGCCGTCTCTCTGCGTCCTTGTATCGGTACAAGCTCCGGTCCGGCAGAGAGCTGGGAAgtgagaaaaaagaaaatgcccacacccacacccctccccctgaaTGCCTCCCCTCGCGCTCCCCCATCCCAGCTTCCATCCTTCACCCATGCACCGGGTCCATCCAGGCGGGTATCCTTCGTCTCGTCTTCTGCCATAATACAAAAACGCCCGCTCCTCCCCAACATTGTCCGTCAGTCCAGCTCATTCAATCTCCCACTCATCTGTCCCACCTCCTTTCCACCCTCTACCACCACTACTTGTTCCTACCGGCTGCTCCTCTCTGGCTTGGCTGGGTCATTACTACTACTGCTGCGACGAACATTCTCCCGCTTTGCTAAAGCACCAAAAAgttcctcccccgccatcaccaacaccaacaccaccatcatgggCGAGCAGTCTCCCAAGGCGCCAGTAGTGGCCGAGGCCCACGCTGTTGACACTTTCC ACCCTCCCCAGAAGATGCTTGACA AGCACCCGAGCAAACCTCACTTGAGCA GTCTCGAGGAATATCAGAAACTCTACAAGGAATCCATCACAGAACCCAAGAAGTTCTGGGGGAGGCTGGCGCGTGAACTCCTGACCTGGTCCAAGGATTTCCAGACTGTACACAGCGGCTCCCTCGCCGGGGGTGACAATGCCTGGTTCCTGGAAGGTGAGCTCAATGCGTCATACAACTGTGTCGATCGCCATGCCTTCAAGGACCCCAACAAGGTCGCCATCATCTACGAAGCCGACGAGCCCTCGGACGGCCGCAACGTCACCTACGGCGAGCTCCTGCGCGATGTCTCCAAGCTCGCCCACGTGCTCACCCAGATGGGCGTGCGCAAGGGCGACACCGTGGCCATCTACCTGCCCATGATCCCGGAGGCTATCGTTGCCCTTCTCGCTTGCAGCAGAATCGGCGCCGTTCACTCGGTGGTCTTTGCCGGTTTCTCGGCCGACTCGCTTCGCGACCGTGTCATCGATGGCGGTTCCAAGGtggtcatcaccaccgacgaggGCAAGCGTGGTGGAAAGTTGATTGGGACAAAGAAGATTGTCGATGAGGCTCTCAAGCAGTGCCCTGATGTCGGCCACGTGCTTGTGTACAAGCGCACCGGCGCCGACATCCCCATGACCGAGGGTCGCGATTTCTGGTGGcacgaggaggttgagaagtGGCCCTCATACTACCCCCCCGTGGCCGTCAACTCGGAGgaccctctcttcctcctctacACCTCCGGCTCTACCGGCAAGCCCAAGGGTGTCATGCACACCACCGGCGGTTATCTCCTGggcgccgccaccaccggaaAGTATGTGTTCGACATTCACGACGGCGACAGGTACTTCTGCGGCGGTGATGTCGGCTGGATTACCGGTCACACCTATGTCGTCTACGCCCCACTCCTCCTGGGTGTGTCCACCGTCGTTTTTGAGGGTACACCAGCCTACCCCAACTTTTCCAGATACTGGGATATCATTGAGCAGCACAAGGTTACACAGTTCTATGTTGCTCCCACTGCCCTGCGTCTCTTGAAGCGCGCCGGCAACCAGCATGTGCGCAACGAGATGAAGCATCTCAGAGTTCTTGGCTCTGTCGGTGAGCCAATCGCTGCCGAGATCTGGAAGTGGTactttgaggttgttggcaaggaggaggctcaCATTGTGGAC ACGTACTGGCAAACCGAGACCGGCTCCAACGTCATCACCCCTCTTGCTGGTGTTACTCCCACCAAGCCCGGCTCCGCCTCTCTTCCCTTCTTCGGCATCGAGCCTGCGATCGTCGACCCTGTCTCTGGCGAGGAGATCCATGGCAACGATGTCGAAGGTGTCCTTGCCTTCAAGCAGCCCTGGCCAAGCATGGCTCGCACCGTCTGGGGCGCCCACAAGCGCTACATGGACACTTACCTGAACGTGTACAAGGGCTACTAC TTCACGGGCGATGGTGCCGGTCGCGATCACGAGGGCTTCTACTGGATCCGTGGCCGTGTTGATGACGTTGTCAACGTCAGCGGTCACCGTCTCAGCACGGCTGAGATCGAGGCCGCCCTCATTGAGCACGCCTCCATTGCCGAGGCGGCCGTCGTTGGGGTTGCCGACGAGCTCACCGGCCAGGCTGTCAACGCTTTTGTGTCCATCAAGAACGGCGCCGAAGTCGATGATGCCCTCCGCAAGGACTTCATCCTCCAGGTCCGCAGGAGTATTGGCCCCTTCGCGGCGCCCAAGGCCGTGTTTGTTGTCCCAGATCTTCCCAAGACTCGCAGCGGCAAGATCATGAGACGTATTCTCAGAAAGATTCTtgccggtgaggaggaccAGCTTGGCGACATCAGCACTCTCTCGGACCCATCTGTTGTTGAGAAGATCATCAACATTGTGCacgagggcaagaagaaatAA